In one window of Episyrphus balteatus chromosome 3, idEpiBalt1.1, whole genome shotgun sequence DNA:
- the LOC129915892 gene encoding uncharacterized protein LOC129915892 → MKIYIVLVLVAITSASEEWKHKTLDEWHEIEEKCKQEHKISPEIEVKVNTEKYIPKEAFELSLCFLRGVGLWTDSKGFSVDGLMYLVESVPTVETLNIDSLRDQLKKCIDIDSNSKGDTPLDRAYSCYKCFRDNEDLYKTLRKAKLYEEPKHLDK, encoded by the exons ATGAAAATCTATATCGTTTTGGTATTAGTTGCTATT aCATCAGCTTCAGAAGAATGGAAACATAAAACTCTTGATGAATGGcatgaaattgaagaaaaatgcaAACAAGAACACAAAATATCACCAGAAATTGAAGTAAAAGTTAACACTGAGAAATATATACCGAAAGAAGCATTCGAATTGAGTCTCTGTTTCTTACGTGGTGTTGGACTTTGGACTGATTCAAAGGGATTTTCGGTCGATGGACTGATGTATCTGGTTGAAAGTGTTCCAACTGTTGAAACTTTAAATATAGACTCGCTACGTGATCAGTTAAAGAAATGCATCGATATCGATAGCAATAGTAAAGGAGACACTCCATTAGATAGGGCATATAGTTGTTATAAATGCTTCAGAGATAATGAGGATTTATACAAGACCTTGAGAAAAGCTAAATTATACGAAGAACCAAAACATTTAGATAAATAA
- the LOC129914863 gene encoding uncharacterized protein LOC129914863: MKIFIILALIAFSSAAEWKIKTLKEWDHFEDICLERYKELIDKHQNDRADQYPKEAFEILLCVFREVGIWSDSKGFSVDRLMIVMDRIATKEDINKKFLRDSLEKCADNNGEGSTTLDWAYRSYNCFKANKVLYETLTKGRFGADQETVDE; encoded by the exons atgaaaatttttattattttagcatTGATTGCATTT TCATCAGCAGCAGAATGGaagattaaaactttaaaagaaTGGGACCACTTTGAAGACATTTGTCTTGAACGCTATAAAGAATTAATCGATAAACACCAAAATGATAGAGCTGATCAATACCCTAAAGAAGCTTTCGAGATACTTCTCTGTGTGTTCCGTGAAGTAGGAATTTGGAGTGATTCTAAGGGATTTTCAGTTGATAGACTTATGATTGTCATGGATAGAATTGCAACTAAAGAAGATATTAACAAGAAGTTCTTACGTGATAGTCTGGAGAAATGTGCTGATAACAATGGTGAAGGAAGCACAACATTGGATTGGGCGTATAGGTCGTATAATTGTTTCAAGGCTAACAAGGTTTTATACGAAACATTAACGAAAGGCAGATTTGGAGCAGACCAGGAAACCGTTGATGAATAA
- the LOC129914778 gene encoding general odorant-binding protein 99a-like produces MKIYIILAIIAISSAAEWKYPSDEEIKSFHASCLKSFEEKRINKDTEMTSKERFEVYLCLARKIGIWSDSEGFSVDKMMIDLDKVATEARQHYDKQLLRQSIESCVDKNSEGSTPFEWAKRCFQCFLNNQTFLKFISGQKETVEDYSLDD; encoded by the exons atgaaaatttatattattctAGCAATAATTGCCATC tcatcAGCAGCAGAATGGAAGTACCCAAGTGATGAAGAAATTAAAAGCTTTCATGCGTCTTGTCTTAAAAgctttgaagaaaaaagaattaacaAAGATACTGAGATGACTTCAAAGGAAAGATTTGAAGTATATCTTTGTTTGGCTCGTAAAATCGGAATCTGGAGTGATTCTGAGGGATTTTCTGTTGATAAAATGATGATAGATTTGGACAAAGTAGCAACAGAAGCAAGACAACATTATGATAAGCAGTTATTACGTCAGAGCATTGAGAGTTGTGTTGATAAAAATAGTGAAGGAAGTACACCATTTGAGTGGGCAAAGCGTTGTTTTCAGTGTTTTTTGAATAACCagacatttttgaaattcattaGTGGTCAGAAGGAAACTGTAGAAGACTATAGTTTGGATGATTAA
- the LOC129914777 gene encoding uncharacterized protein LOC129914777, translating into MKIYIVLLLIALTSAAEWKLKTDKDWDEIEDTCLERHKNLAEMRGNSKSKDLTKPEFELVLCVFREGEVWSDSKGFSTDRLMMVMDNVATRDNINKKFLRDSLENCADDNSEGSSPLDWGYRYYKCFKDNEVLYETMRKARFTQPDEVGKQ; encoded by the exons atgaaaatttatatagttttattattaattgCACTT ACATCAGCTGCTGAATGGAAGCTCAAAACTGACAAAGATTGGGATGAAATTGAAGACACATGTTTGGAACGACACAAAAATTTAGCCGAAAtgagaggaaattctaaatctAAAGACCTAACTAAACCAGAATTTGAGCTAGTTCTTTGTGTATTTCGTGAAGGAGAAGTTTGGAGTGATTCGAAAGGATTTTCAACTGATAGACTAATGATGGTTATGGATAATGTTGCCACTAGggataatattaataaaaaattcttacgtgaTAGTCTTGAGAATTGTGCTGATGATAATAGTGAAGGAAGTTCACCATTAGATTGGGGATATCGTTATTATAAATGTTTCAAGGATAATGAAGTGTTATATGAAACTATGAGGAAAGCCAGATTTACACAACCGGATGAAGTCGGAAAACAATAG
- the LOC129914780 gene encoding general odorant-binding protein 99a-like translates to MMKFLIVILSLIVLTSAEWKPKSREQMKQFRVECVRDLNLPQNIVDKLNRQEYPENNEYVMEYILCGARKSELWSDNEGWLSERILRLLGNDKTLNKEEVRSVIDGCLDDNSQGSSLQEWCFRNFKCLADSKLRGLMRGMMQKLN, encoded by the exons ATGATGAAGTTTTTAATAGTAATTCTGTCACTGATAGTTCTT ACTTCTGCCGAATGGAAACCAAAATCTCGTGAACAAATGAAACAATTCCGTGTGGAATGTGTCAGAGACTTGAATCTTCCACAAAACATTGTCGACAAACTTAATCGTCAGGAATATCCAGAAAATAATGAATACGTTATGGAATATATCTTATGTGGTGCTCGTAAATCAGAACTTTGGAGCGATAACGAAGGTTGGTTATCGGAACGAATTTTGCGACTTCTTGGTAATGATAAAACACTGAACAAAGAAGAAGTACGATCAGTAATTGATGGCTGTTTGGATGATAATAGTCAAGGCAGTTCATTGCAAGAATGGTGTTTCCGCAACTTTAAGTGTTTGGCCGATAGCAAGTTGAGAGGTTTAATGAGAGGAAtgatgcaaaaattaaattga
- the LOC129914779 gene encoding general odorant-binding protein 99a-like, with protein MKFFAAVLVLCVASASAAVLKDKTEDEFFTASAACAKKLQIDDSHLAKFQELDYPNDKTTQEFLHCLWTGMDLFNDEIGYNVENIAFLYKDKANSEVLIPILSECNKKEANDSTLSWLYRGFQCIMSSKVGQWFKEDIAKKQAALAASS; from the exons atgaaattcttTGCCGCAGTTCTCGTCCTTTGCGTGGCTTCT GCCTCAGCAGCTGTACTTAAAGACAAGACTGAAGATGAATTCTTCACAGCTAGCGCTGCCTGCGCCAAGAAACTTCAAATCGATGACAGTCATTTGGCCAAATTCCAAGAACTTGACTACCCCAATGACAAAACTACCCAAGAATTCTTGCACTGTCTGTGGACTGGAATGGATCTGTTCAACGATGAAATTGGCTACAATGTCGAAAATATTGCATTCCTTTACAAGGACAAGGCCAACTCTGAGGTTTTGATTCCAATTTTGAGTGAATGCAACAAGAAGGAAGCCAACGACTCAACTTTGTCATGGTTGTACCGTGGATTCCAATGTATCATGTCCAGCAAGGTCGGACAATGGTTCAAGGAAGATATTGCCAAGAAACAAGCTGCTTTGGCCGCATCAAGCTAA